In Anthocerotibacter panamensis C109, the sequence CTTTTGCGCCCCAGATACAGTTGCCAACAGGGGTTAGCTAGAGCTAGATCCAACGTATTCAGTAGAGCCTGGTCCCCCTCTAAACCCACCAAATAATCCGAATCGGCAATGTAATAGCGGTGGCTTGGTAGCGTATTGGCATTCTTCGCATCCAAACTATCCATCACGGTGTGATAATCCTGCTGCATCACCCCTTCCTTATTGACCCGCACTCCCATCCGCAGGGCAGCTAGGTCTTGGACCGTCTCCCACCGAGGCCGCCCCAGCGCCGCACAGAGCAGGCCTACAACCGCTGATTTTGTTGGCTCCGTCCTTGAATCTCGGATCGTAAAGCGACTGTGATCCCCCCAACTCATCATCGGGGCACGTAACCGCAGTAATAGTGTAGGCACCTTAGCCTCCTGTCGGGAATGCAGCAGCAACTGCTTCATCCAGCAGGGTAAGCAACGCATCCTTTTTTGCCCCGTTTAGGCTTCCCAGGTGTTTCTCCAAACGAGTCAGCGTGACTATCCCCTGATAATCTGAGCCATTCCCATACATTTTGGTCAAATCAACCCAATGCTCCTCGAATTGCCGGACGGCCTTTTCTAATAAACTCAATTTGTCAGAGGGATACACAGGATTTTCGAAAGCATCGACCAAGGAAATCGGCTGACCCTTACGCACCACTAACATCACCAAAGCCGGTAGACTATGCGCGGCAAAGGCATTCTGATGTCCACTGGGAATCGCTTTGATAAAAGCTTCGACAAAAGCTTGAGCCACTAATATACTTTGAGCCACCGAGCCAAGATTTTTCTGGAGCTGCACTGTATCCAAGACCGCAAACCGATAATAGGTCGAACTGTTGTAACCCGTTTCCCCCATGTGGTCAGCACCAGCATCATTACTGGCACCCAGGTCATCCACTGCTGTAAAGAAATCAAACTCCTGCTGTAGCGCATGGACACTAAGCGCATGAGCCACCTGCACCGCTGCATCCACATTCACCGTCGGTAGAGCCGCCATCATCCGCCCAAACAGAGCCACATCCCCCGGTTTGAAGCTGTCCTTTAGCCCATGTTCAATGACTTTAGGAATATTCGGGTCTTTCGTCGGCAAGGCGGGCTTTTCTTCCGAAACCTTCCGCTCAATCACCCCCCAATTTTCAATCAAAATATCTGCAATTGCTTGAATCTCAGTCTTCCCCAAAAAGAGAATGGTTTTAGATTCAATCTTCTCCCCTTCAAACTTTGCCCCCAAAACTTCGAGAGCCAATTTAGCAGCAGTTTCAGCTTTAACCTCCGCAATATTCTGAGCTTGAAGAATCTGCTTCAGCTCCGGCATCCAAGCCCGCGAACGTTCGGCAAAATGTTTCGGCTCAATCATCGAATTTTCTTGATAAAACTTGCGAGCCGCCCGTTTTTGGCACTGACTCGAAATCCGAGCCCGAGGACGTCCACCAAAGACCGTAGACTTTGGCATCCCATTCTCATCCCGGTTCAAATTAGCAGGGGCAAAACTTTGTAACACATGGATTTCCAATTGCATGATCGTTCTCCTTAATTAGGTAAATGGGCAAAACAGATCACCCTTCCTCATCACCCGGCTCGATAGCCTTTAAAATCTGTTTGATGATTTTGGGATGTAAAGTCTTCCCTGAATGGAAGGGCAACACAATTCGTAGACGGGCTTTACCGTAAATGTGATGGCTCCCCTCACTCCGCAGAAACACGAAACCCGCCTTGAGTAAAAGACGCTCCGCCTCCTGAGCCGTCAGTCTTGGCGCTTTAGGCAACCTGAATCTCCATCACCGTCGTTTTAATCTCTTGGTTCAAGAGTTCCTGTCGCTCTGCCTCCGAAAGCGTCGAGAGATAAAGCGAAATTGCCTCCCGGATATTGTGCTCAACCTCCTCTGCTGAACCCCCTTGGGTCTGACATCCTGCTAGGGCAGGACAGTAGGCGTAGTAACCATCTTTATCTTTCTCAATCACCACCGACAAACGCAAAATCATGCTTCTTCTCCTTGCCAAAAATCACGAGCCCATCGGTCTTGAACAAATTGTTCTGGATGATCCCAAGAACAAAGATCTGCAATCAAGCGCGGATAATCAATACGTACCTCCTTTGTTTTCATCTGTCGTACCAAGGCAGTCAGTGGAGTGCGTAAATCTATAAGATCCGTATCCAAGAGAGCCCGGAATCGTCGTTCAGTACCTCCCGATGCACGCTTATCTGCCAAACCCCGACAGCTACTCCCAAAACTCTGCTGATCTGCACGTAGTGGCTGCGGGTAATACACAGACAAACAAGCAACCGGAATCCATACCTGTTTTTGCTGATAAGCCTTGGTTCCATCAATCAAGGGAATCAGATAAGGAAACACTGCGCGGACATGCCTCGGCTCACCCGAAAGAGCCCGCTTCAATTCGGCTTGGGCACCGTTATCCGAAGCCACCCGTTTGTGTAGGCGTTCCAGGTAATCATGGGCTCGTTCCCAACGCGGTGGACTGTTAACTGTGGACATGAGTTATCTCCTGAATGACTTGGGGAGTAGAAAACTTGCGGAGTTTATGGAGCAACAAGTTGAGCGCTCGCAAGGCAAGAGCGCGGGCTCGATAATCCCGGATAGACTCGATAGATTCGGTAAAAGCCTCACGAGCGGCATTTTGTACTGTCTTTTCCCAAGCTGGCAAGCAAGTACCGCCATAGCGCGTGATCTCATTTTCATCCGTTTCCTTATCCTTCGGTAGTTTGTAGAGCAATTCCGTAAATTCTCGATCCAACAGAGCCCAATAGCGAGCCGCCCCCCCCAAACTATGGGCTAAACTCCCCGCATCACCATACTTGAGAACTTCAGCCAAGACGTAATAAGGGCTCCCACGAAAGGCACGGAATGCCTGTTTATTTTCTTCAGCAATCACCGTAGCTTGTTTGAGTAAACCAGCCAAATCTTCATGGGTAATATAAATCGTCGGGGTTGAGAAATTCTCAACACTCCAACCCAAAGGCTTAGCCTTATCCGCAGACATCCCAAAGACCCGGAAACATAAAGTATCTTCAATGACTCCATCTAGTACTAATTCTGCGAGCCAATCAATGATCTGGGGACGGTGATTCTTATCAGCCGTTAGTAAAAAACAATGGGCATCCCGCCAGAGTTGACGGTCTAAAGAAATACGTACAGGCTTCCCATCTCGATAGGGAATATGGCACTCCCATTGCTCAACTTTAATCTCTTCAGGAAAAGAATGCCCCATGGTAATAGCCAACTGCTTAATGCGCCCATTTTCGGCAAATAGACAGAGCCTGCGCCACGGAAAAGACAGGTAATTAATATAGCCCTTAGGAATTTCTTTTTTAGGGATTCCTGTATAACCAATTTCCCAATTTGCTGTATCTTGACCAGATACTCGGCTCGGTATCTCTCCAGCAGGATTGTACTGCATCAAGTTGAGTAACATGGTCTCTTGAAGCGTAGAGCCTTGAATCAATAGATTTGCAGAATTAATTGTGGGTGTTGAACTTGCGGTGGATGGGCCTTTTTTAGGAGGATAAGAAGATCTTAGGCTTGAAACATCCACAGCATTCAAGCGAATCAGTAACCGCGCTGCCTCTTGAAAAGAAATACTATATCCACTCCACTCATGTTCATGCGAGAAGACCTTTGAGGTGCTCATCGTGTGCAGCGCAAAAACAGACACTGCTTTATCTGGTGTTAGCGCCTTATCTTGCATAAATGGGTATTCAGGATGAAATAAATCAAAGCGGTCGGCTCGCTCTTGTAGGTAAGCAATCACCTGTTGCCCGTTATCTTCACGAATTTCAAGCCAGTGGTCTATGTTGCGTGGTCCCTGGTAAACACGGTGCATCAGAGCCAAAAGAAAGCGATGTAGAGCAAGCGTAGTTGGTGGGTTCTCTGCTAGGATCTCCCGCTGTGTCTCCCAAGTTTCAAAGAACGTAATCAATGAAACTTCCCGCCGTTCAAAGTTTTCATTTACTACCGGAATCCAAGGCTCTTGCGTCAGGTTAAAAGACATTATTGGTCCTTACTTTGCTGAAGTTTTTCAATCACCACGCCCATTTGCTCATCCAAAATGAGCCGCCAGTCACTAACAAGCGCTTCCCTCGATTCATCCAAGACTACATGGCGACAATTCCGCAAGAGAGCCGACTTCCAGATCGAGGGTCGAGCCTGCGCTAAAAGTGCGTTCACGAGCCCCTTTTTACCCAGACGGGTGCTATGCGAAAGCAAAGCTTGGATCTCTTCTAATTGAGGAGTCTTCTCCAGATCCACTGCTAAGCCAGTTCTAGGTAAAACCAGACCCTGAGGCGTTTGTTGTAGAAAAATCGTCGTAACCGAGGGCTCCCCCATACGGGTCATGTGCATGATCGCCCCCTCGTCATCTTCTGTAGCCCGACGGGTGAAGTTATCCACTTTGGTTTCTTCTAGGGTCGGTGGAATTCGTGCATCAGAAGCATTGCTCGTCATCACCTCACAATCCAGACAATACGCACTGAGCGATTCTTGCCAGTCCGTTGCATGGCTAGGCTCTACCTCAGCAGGAATTACAGCCTCTAGGTCATAGACCGACTCAATGAGCATATCCATCTCTTTTGGCAAAACCACACTCACCCGATGGCGCAAGGTGAGCCAGGTTCGTAACAGAATATGACGGTCATAAATATAGCCGCTTTCGAGAAAATTAACCATTCCTTCTGCGCTAATCTTGGGCTTTACGAGCCAGAGTGCAGGCTCCTTGAGCCGTGGGGGTCGTTGCCGTGGGCGTTCAATTTTATGCTCATCCTTACCCATTTCTTCGATGTGATGCCGATGTTCTCGCCCCGAACGCTGCAAGAGCAAATCAATAGGCGCTAAATCAGAAACCATCACATCAAAATCTACATCCAGGCTCTGTTCAATCACCTGGGTAGCGACCAAAACATACCGAAGAGGACGGTTACTCCCCTCTTTTCCAAATTTATCTAAACAGTCTGCCTCAATCGCCTCCCGATCTTTAAACAGAAACCGAGCATGAAAGAGTTTTAGTTCTGCTGGCTCAAAATAACCTTGCAACCGGGCATACACCTGCTGAGCCCGGTCTACTGTCGAGCAAATTACCGCCGCACAGCCCCCCTCTTGCAGCGTACCGCGTAATTCCTCAGCCCAATGGTCATCCGCCACCCAGTGCAAATGTAAAGTCCGGCGCACATGCTCAGAAGCCTCAAAAGGTTTTACCTGCACGCCCTGTGCTGTCAGAGCCGTCAAACGTGGGTAGGTCACCTCGGGTAGAGAGGTCTGACGAAAGCCTGCCCCCCGTGCATAAGCCTGCACTAACTGAGCCCGTGTGGATCTAGGTAACGTAGCCGATAGCGCAAGTACCGGAGAACCCAGAAGCGCAAGCCACTCCACAAATCGTTCCAAGAGCGTGCTGGTATAGAGGTCATAGGCATGAATCTCATCCAAAATCACCGTCCGACCCGCCAAACCAAAGAGCCGCACAAATTGGTGCCGTGACCTGACAACTCCCATCAACCCCTGATCGAGCGTCCCCACCCCATAAGGACTTAATAGGGTGCGTTTTCGCGCAGTATGCCACTCACTAGCAACAACTCTTCCTTCTTGGTCAAACACTTGGTCGAGCCGACAGCTCGATTTAATGTACTCGGTCTTGAGTACGGCGGCTCCGTGGCTCAGGGTCAGATTAATCACATCCTCTGGATACCGTTTGCCCAAAAAAGCTTTCGTCCGTTTCCACATCGCATTACTGGTTGCTTGGGTCGGTAGACCAATATAAAACCCACCTGTACCTGTTTGATGTTGTAGATAATCAGCCAAATAAAGAGCCGCTTCCGTTTTACCCTCCCCCATCGAAGCCTCAACTAACACCAGACAAGGGCTCGTCAGGCCAGCAGTCAGCGCAATCGCGGCCTCTTGAAGTGGGCGGGGAGTAAAGCCTGCAAAAAGCTCAGTAAATGGTAATGGCTCACCTGTCTTAGCCTGCGACCAGCCCAATTTTTTCAGCGCTGTCTCAGCTTTATCCTTGAGTCCTTGTGCATATTCTTCAAAAGGTTGATCTGGAGTATAAGGAAAGGACTGCTCATTAGAAGCCACCCAGTCTGCAACGGTTGTCAAGCCTGCCAGGAGCATTGCTGCCGCGTTATCACACTTCGTCGGAGCAACGGTCCAGCCCACAAAAGTATTGAGCTGTTCAAAAATCACCCGTCGAAAGCAAGGCCATTTCGCCTCGCCCATCTGAACCTTGGGCAGACCTTTTATCTCCTGAGCACTGGGAAAGTAACCGTGATGCCCTCCGACAATCTCTGCCAAGCGTCGAGCTAAACGGTTATTAATCCCATGCTCCACCAAAAATTCTGGCAAAGTCTTTGCAGTAATCAACCCATGTCCAGTTTTTTCTAAACCTTGAGCATATTTGAACCAGCCCTCATAGAGTTTACTTCCCGATAGCATTTGACCAATATTGCTCACCTGATACTGAAAAACTGGACTCACTTTACCCAAATCATGGGAGCCAGCCAAAAAGCCACAGCAGCGAATCAGGTCTTCTCCTGACAAACCCAAACCCTTTGCCAGGGTTACTACTGCCACCGGACTCAGATAAGTCCTCACCATCTCCATGGCCACGGCTGCTGTGTCTGCCAAGTGACAAATTACGGGATGGTATAACGGCTCCCCATTTGGCCCCAACTGGCCCTTTCCTGTCTTAGCCCAGAAACGTTCTCTGCTCTGCTCCATTCGCTTATCCCAGCTTTATCTTCAATAAATCACTACGACCCTGTAATCCTGCTTCAGTTCACCCTGCAATTATTTTGCAGTCTTGTAAACTTGAACCATGCTTTCCACCTCCTCCCGCACCATCTGCACTAACTCCTCCGGTCCTTCTACCACCGCATCCTTCCCATAGCCCAGCACCCAGCGCTTCACCTCAGCCAGACCCGGCACACTCATGAACAGGGTTAGGGAGCCGTCGCCATGTTCGGTAATTTGCTGAGATGGGTGCCAGCGCCGTTCCCGGATATATGGGGCGGCCTGTTTGGAGAAACGGATACGCACTGCCCGAGGAGTCCCCCCTACCTCTGTTTGGAAAATCATTTGCAGATGGTCATGGGCATTGAAGGTGGGGTCGCGGCTAAACTCCTCCTCCAATAACCGCAATTCGCGGATGCGGTCCACCCGGAACCAGCGGATTTCCTGACGGCGATGGCAGTAGCCAATGGCGTAGGGATTGGTCCCCCGATAGATATGGAGCAGATAGGGGTCAAACCGGCGGGTGGACAGGCTGTCGCTTGTGGGAGTGTAGTAGGTCATCTCCACCCGCCGGTTATTCTGGCAGGCTTCAAACAATTGCTTCCAAATCTCCGGGTTCAGGTCTATCAAGCCGCCTTTACCAAAGTAAATACGCTCGTCTACGACTGTTTGTAAGTCTACCCAGGCCTGTTGAGGCAGGCGGTGCACTAGCTGGTCAATGGCTGATTCCAGCTCTTGAGCGTAGGCTGTCCCCGCAGCAGCAGTTAACATACGACTGCCCAGCATCAGGGCAAAGAGTTCACCCTGGGTCAAGGGCACTAAGGGCAACCGCCACGCCGGGTCGCTATACAAATAACCCCGTCGCCGGTCATACTCTATAGGAGCATGAAGCCGGTCTCTCAAGAAGTTGAGGTTTGTATGGATGGTTCGTTCACTGACTTCGAGGGATTGGGCTAACTGTTTAACAGTTTCCGCCTGACCGCTACGGATGAGATCATCCAACTGCAACAAACGCTCAAATTGCCGGGGGGATGTGTTTACCATGACGACCAGGGATGGAATGCTCTTACTAAGTGGGTGGCGCGTGCCTAAGCGGGGGAGGGTTGAGGATAGGGATGTGGGTCAGGATTAAGGAGCGTAGGACAGGACTAGGCTAAACAGAACGCGCAGCGAGAGCCGTGACTAATGAACGATATAGTACCCTGGCTTAGCAAACTACAAAAATAGTTTACGGATTCTTTATAAGGTTTGGCTGGTATCGAAAGCCAAGGAAGGTTACTGGTTCCGCCCCCTGGGTGTCTCTCCAGCAAGCTCCTAGTCCCTCTCCCTTGATATATTTCGCCTGACCTCGGGGTACAACTACAGCAATGAACAAAAACCCCGTCAGTTATCTGCGCCTCGACCTCACCGTCCAGTTTGGCTCCGGCCTCTGGGACGACCCCAAGCTGGTCGCCTTGGCCTGCACTTGGCTCACCCGCAACGGCTTCGAGCCCAACACGCCCAACACCTACGCCATTCTCCATGCCGCCAAGGTCACCCGCAACCGCCGCGCTGCGCCCACTCTGGTCATAGCCTTGCCCTTCTTCCGCTAAAACGTGCCAGTCCTAGTTACTCTCAGCGCGGTGCTTTGCTCAGAAACAACAACCACTTCGCGTAATCCAGGCAACGGCCTATCACCTGACGCGCCTTCTGGCTACAAGGGTTAAATTTGAGAACTTTTATTGAAGGTGTAGACCTTGGTTGCTCCATTAGCTAGATCTCTCATAAGCAATTCTGTCCGGTCTTCGTACAGCAAGATCTTCTCTAGCAGATAGACGCTCCCTTTCAGTTTCCACTGTGTACCTTCCGCGAGGGTGAAAGTTCCTCCATTTGCGCTCAAACTCAACAATGCCGTAGAGCCGTTCTCCCCAGTCACCACCCCAAGAAGCTCAAGATTGGGAGGTTTCCCTTCACCAAAGGTAGGCGGACGGACAATGGGTTTACCCGGAGCTTGCAATGGACCCGGCGGAGGCGTAAGGCTGGACGCAACCGTGGTTGGCGGCGCGGGCAAGATTTTCAGTGTTGGAGGGGGCGGCGGTGACAAGGTAGGGAGTGTTGGGCGTGTGGCCTGCCCTAGCAGCGGTCGGCCTGAGAGAATGTATTCTCCCTTAGGATTGGTAAGGTTGGAGGGCTCTGGAGCTTTAGGACGGGCGGGCTGCACGGGATGAATTTGTCGAACTGGCGGTGCGCTAGCACCTTCACCAGCACCTTCGTTGATGAGGAAAATACTGTAGGCCAGGCCGGTCGCTATCAGACCAGTGGGTAGCATGAGCCAAGTATTTTTTTTCTGTTGGGAGATCCTCCCAAGAATTTTGCTCCAGGCAGTTAAACTCGCCATATCAAGCCCCTCCCGGTCTAAGAAACGCGAAAAGAAAGTACCAGAGCGCCAGAAACCCTGCCCCCGCTCTTCTCGACCAGCTCGGCCCCAAGTCGTTCGCCTGCCTGGACCGGGGGAGCTTGATTCTTTGATGACCCTGGTCGGTAGCCGTGAGGAGATCTTCCTCCATAGTCTGGAGAACCGCCTCCCCTCCCGCCGCTGAAGGCTGCTTTCTGATTGAGAGCAGGAAAATTAACACTTCGGGGAAGTTCTTAAAAAACCGCTCTATCTGCTCCGAGCGCTCTGGATTCATGTAGCCCGGAGTCGGGTAGGGCCGGACGCCCAAACTCCCTAGGAAATCGGCCCGCTTGGTGCCGGTGCCTAGGGTCAGGACTAGACCGGGGAGGTCACTTTGTTTGAGGGTCGCCGCTGGTGGCAAGTCCTGGACCCCATCCATGTCGAATAGGGCGCTTTTCGCGTCTCCCAGCATCAAGAGCTTGAAGCGGTCGCTGTATTGCTCGGCCCACAGGTCGTAGGCTGCCAAGCGGGCATCGTCCAGTGTTCTGACCGGGAGGCCGTGAAATTCGCCGACCTCATCGGATAACAGGAGGTCTTTGCGACCTGGAACAGGTAAATCTTCTAAGGCCCCACGGCAATAGGCAAAGGCACTAAGTCTATGCCAGCTTAAACAGCACCCAAAGTCCTTGAACAGCAGATAGAGGCGCACCATCAGAGTAACTCCTGGGGTCGTATGAGTGATGGTCCTGTAACAAGCTCCTGTTTCCCAGGGCCCTCCGGCTCTTTGGGAAGTCCTGTCAGTTTTACCCTGAGTGCCCTTTGCTTTTGATTGAATTGGCTCAGGATAGCTTGGATATCTTCAAGCACTTGCTGCACAGCGGTGGTTTCCTCGGGAGCAGTAGCGCCCAACGAGCCGCTGGTGGCTGTTGCCATCAGAAGCCGCTCCCAAGCTAGAATTTTGCTTGTCCAGCAATTTTTGAGGTAATGCACATCTTCTATTCGTTTTGTCTCAGCAAAAAATACTTCGGATGTGATTACACCCCCACCCCATTCTTGGTTGAGCCTACTAATCAACTCCTGCTGGAGTTTCTCCATCGGGATCTCAAGGGTTTGCAGACTGGTGACCAAGTCGTCGGTCAGCGTGATGCCATAGCCAGCCAGCTCACGCCGTACCTGCGCCTCGTGAACGTGATGGACTCTTTGCACTGATAGTAAATAATCCATAGCTGTTGCTCCTATGCAACTGAGGTTTGCTGCCGTAGCTCGGCCACCTTCTCGCGGACCTGGGTCCGGGTTAGTCCACAAAATGGGGCTGCGTCCATCGGGTCCAGGGAGGAGTGGGCGACGCAACTCCAGGAGCGCCCGGATACCCCTCGGTAGAGCTGCTGCCGGAGCAATACGTGGTCGGTCAGTGTTGATGCCACGGTGGGGCTAGCTACGGGAGATTGAGCGGAGGTGAGCGCTACGGGTTCTGTTTTGGCCTGCTCGTTATTTACCACCACAGGCCGAGCGGTTGCCTGTACTCTGGCTTCCTTCAGTTGCTGCTGGAGTTGCTGCTCTCGTTTCAGTGCGACCTCGTCGGCATGGCTTAAAAACCGGAGTAGCTCCTCTCGGGTGAGGGTCGCCTCGGGGCCAAACTTTCGCTCCTCCGACTTAAGGCGCAGCAACCCCCGGGCAATCAGCCTTTGCACCAGGGTATTTTGACCGGGGTCCAAATCCTCGAAGGCGACCTGTTGATAGGTAAAAACTTCTGCAGCGGGTGTATCCATGGTGAGACTCCGTTAGGGATAAAAAACGCGGGTTTCGGTGTAACGCAGGGTGGTACCTGATAGGTCGTACACCCCATAGCTGGCCGCGCCGGGGACAGCCGCGCCGACTAAGCCTGAATTCTGGATCTGGCGGGTCCGCGTGTAATCCCTTATCCACGAGGGGATAGCGCCCCCGCCTGCGGGATTATAGAGCTGGGGCCACAAAGGGGGCGTGCTGGTATCAAGGCAACCATCGGACCCGGTGGTGGTGGGCGGCAGTTGAGCGGGGAGACACCCTTGCTGACTGGTCCAGTTCTCCAGCGCGACGTTCAAGCGCCCCACCTCAATGCTCTGGCTCTGTTGGCGCACACCACTCAAAAGGCTACCCACAGAGAGGGTTGTACTGGCGCTCAAGAGCCCGAGGATAGCAACAATAGCGACTACTTCAAGGAGGGTAATCCCTCGTGTGTTACGCAAGGGCCGCACTGAGCACCTCCCCAAAGGCCGTGAAGAAGTAGATGGTCGCCGTGAGCAGTAAGGCTGCGGGCAATAAACCGACCAACTGCCAGATAAACGCGGTGGATTCGGCCAACTTGTCGCCCTGCTCCAACAGGACGTGATACTGCTCTTCCAGGGGTTCAAATAATCCGGTGACGCCGCCTTTATCTGCAAAGCAGAGGGTTCGGCGTACCTCCTGGGGGATGCGTCGGGCCTGTTGCACGGTTGAGAAGAACTTTTTGATGGAGAAATCCGTCCCGCCAGTCCCAGAGTCAATGGCACGAATCCAGTCCGGGAGTTGCCCGATAGCCTGACCCAAATACGCCCCTAGGCCCGAGCGTGCGCCGTCTACGGCCTGATCTAGAGGTACTCCCGAGCGGATGAGTATCAGCAAAACTCTGAGGAACAACCCCCAGCGCTGCACCTGCCACAGGTCGCGGGTGTAGGGGGTACTGAGCATCACCCGGTCGAGGTTGTAGCGGCCAACGGGCGTGCTGATGAGGTAGAGGAAGCCCCCCACCACGAGCCCCAGCCCGCCCAGCATGTACAGCCAGTTTTGCCCGATACTTTGCAGCAGCCCCGCAATCAGGGCAAATACCGGAAAGCGCGGTTTGTAATCGTAGGTGCCCAGTACTTGTAGCTGGGGCTCCACGGCGCTTTGAGCCACGATGACCACCGACCCAAACGATAGCAAGAATAGACTTGCGCCATAGATGATTGGGCCTACTATCTTGCCTAAAATTTGCCCATTATCTTTGAGCGTGCTCGCAATATCGCGCAGGGCTAGTTTTAGAGATTCCTCACCCTGGCCCTCCGCAATTAGGATCAAGCGGCTAATCTCAGGAGGAATCCACTTGGGAAAGCTCAAGAGCGCCTGGGCGCAGGGCTGTCCCGCCTGAGCTTGCCTCAGCATCTTTTGATAAATCTGGGCCTTCCCAACATCTTTAGTCGCGGTGCTGACATCAAGCAAATCCTGGAGCACCTCGACCATACTCAAGCCGCTGACCATCCCAAAACGCCAACTGTTGAGAAACGCAATGGTATCCTTCTTGGTCCAAATGACAAACTCTGTCTCCCACCAAGGAGTAGACTTTTTTTGTGGTAGTTGGCTGGTCGTCATGGCTACTCCCTTAAGGATTGATAGGCTTCCCGGTATTCACTCAGAAAAGGCCGCACGTCTGCCCAGGCCACTTGGCCTGTGGCGAGTAGTTCTTCCGCACAGGCGAGATAAGTGTATTGGTGCTCTTGGATGGCCTGAGCGAGCAGTGTATTGAGTTGCGCTCCATTGAGCATTGCCTCCCGCAAGGCCACTGAGAGATAAAGCGCTTCGGTCAGAGGGGCGCGGCCCTGGGCGAGGTACCCCACCTCCCCACCCGTGCGGATGCACCCTGGATGCATACACCCCTGCCCGCGCACCCGCCACTCCTGAAGGGTGAGCCCATAGGCTTTGCGGATGGATTCGGGTACGCGCTCCGCCCTGGAGCAGTTGGGGCAGATGCGATACAGCAGGGCTTGGGCGACAATCCAGCGCAGATTATCAATCAGAGCACTGAGTGCGCCGTAGTCTACGGC encodes:
- a CDS encoding helix-turn-helix transcriptional regulator; translated protein: MVNTSPRQFERLLQLDDLIRSGQAETVKQLAQSLEVSERTIHTNLNFLRDRLHAPIEYDRRRGYLYSDPAWRLPLVPLTQGELFALMLGSRMLTAAAGTAYAQELESAIDQLVHRLPQQAWVDLQTVVDERIYFGKGGLIDLNPEIWKQLFEACQNNRRVEMTYYTPTSDSLSTRRFDPYLLHIYRGTNPYAIGYCHRRQEIRWFRVDRIRELRLLEEEFSRDPTFNAHDHLQMIFQTEVGGTPRAVRIRFSKQAAPYIRERRWHPSQQITEHGDGSLTLFMSVPGLAEVKRWVLGYGKDAVVEGPEELVQMVREEVESMVQVYKTAK
- a CDS encoding type II secretion system F family protein codes for the protein MTTSQLPQKKSTPWWETEFVIWTKKDTIAFLNSWRFGMVSGLSMVEVLQDLLDVSTATKDVGKAQIYQKMLRQAQAGQPCAQALLSFPKWIPPEISRLILIAEGQGEESLKLALRDIASTLKDNGQILGKIVGPIIYGASLFLLSFGSVVIVAQSAVEPQLQVLGTYDYKPRFPVFALIAGLLQSIGQNWLYMLGGLGLVVGGFLYLISTPVGRYNLDRVMLSTPYTRDLWQVQRWGLFLRVLLILIRSGVPLDQAVDGARSGLGAYLGQAIGQLPDWIRAIDSGTGGTDFSIKKFFSTVQQARRIPQEVRRTLCFADKGGVTGLFEPLEEQYHVLLEQGDKLAESTAFIWQLVGLLPAALLLTATIYFFTAFGEVLSAALA
- a CDS encoding type II secretion system protein translates to MRNTRGITLLEVVAIVAILGLLSASTTLSVGSLLSGVRQQSQSIEVGRLNVALENWTSQQGCLPAQLPPTTTGSDGCLDTSTPPLWPQLYNPAGGGAIPSWIRDYTRTRQIQNSGLVGAAVPGAASYGVYDLSGTTLRYTETRVFYP